One stretch of Oncorhynchus gorbuscha isolate QuinsamMale2020 ecotype Even-year linkage group LG21, OgorEven_v1.0, whole genome shotgun sequence DNA includes these proteins:
- the LOC124008474 gene encoding gamma-tubulin complex component 3 homolog isoform X1 produces the protein MAALDQKSPNVLLQSLCCRITGKSEAEVAHQFQYAVRVVGSNYAPTIERDEFLVSEKIKKELLKQRREGDAALFSELHRKLQTQGVLKHRWSVLYLLLSLCEDPRKPSRVGSYGALFAQALPRDAHSTPFYCTRPGSLPLSYPERSGPGGVQISTSMGTSGISSLGVYSLNGPTPTPQPLLAGHPPQTAGQQLGSRLAWALPNTSALAPTSRAPLGPPPLSTRAPRPRHDGDLTAEVGEAALVRDILYVFQGIDGKFIKMSNTDNCYKIDSKVVLCKSLRDTSNRLAELGWLHNKIRKYTDSRSLDRAFGLVGQSFCASLHQELKEYYRLLAVLHSQLQVEDDQGVNLGVESSLTLRRLLVWTYDPKVRLKTLAALVDFCQGRKGGELASAVHAYGKTGDPQMRALVQHILSLVSHPILNFLYRWIYDGELEDTYHEFFVASDPTVKTDRLWHDKYSLRKSMIPTFITMDQARKVLLIGKSINFLHQVCHDRTSPGKITPASKSTDSPKDAAELLSDLEGAFQGKIDAAYFETSKYLLNVLNQNYLLLEHLQAMRRYLLLGQGDFIRHLMDLLKPELARPATTLYQHNLTGILETAVRATNAQYDNSEILKRLDVRLLEVSPGDTGWDVFSLDYHVEGPIATVFTRECMSHYLRVFNFLWRAKRMEYILTDIWKGQMCNAKLLKSMPELSGVLHQCHILANEMVHFIHQMQYYITFEVLECCWDELWNKVEKAQDLDHIIAAHEGFLDSVISRCLLDTNSRSLLNQLRAIFDQIIEFQSAQDSLYRSALEELTLRLQYEERKKHRDSEGEWGVTAEQEAEENRRIQEFQETIPKMRSQLRILTHFYQGIVQQFLVLIMTSPDESLRFLSFRLDFNEHYRARDPRLRASLGATRGRRPSNI, from the exons ATGGCTGCCCTAGATCAAAAGTCCCCCAACGTCCTCCTTCAAAGTCTCTGCTGCAGGATCACTGGGAAGAGCGAAG CTGAAGTAGCCCACCAGTTCCAGTATGCTGTGAGAGTCGTCGGGAGTAACTATGCTCCCACCATTGAGAGGGATGAGTTCCTAGTGTCGGAGAAGATAAAAAAAGAAC TGCtgaagcagaggagagagggtgacgcTGCCCTGTTCTCTGAGCTCCACAGAAAGCTGCAGACTCAG GGGGTGCTGAAACACAGGTGGTCCGTCTTATACCTGCTGCTCAGTCTCTGTGAGGACCCCAGGAAACCGTCCAGG GTTGGCAGCTATGGGGCGCTGTTTGCCCAGGCCCTCCCCCGGGACGCCCACTCCACCCCGTTCTACTGCACCCGACCTGGGAGCCTGCCCCTCAGCTACCCCGAGCGCTCGGGGCCTGGGGGCGTCCAGATCTCCACCAGCATGGGCACCAGTGGCATCAGCAGCCTGGGGGTGTACTCCCTCAACGGGCCCACACCCACCCCTCAGCCCCTGCTGGCCGG ACACCCACCCCAGACAGCAGGGCAGCAGCTGGGCTCTCGGCTGGCGTGGGCCCTCCCCAACACCTCCGCCCTAGCACCTACCTCACGGGCCCCGCTCGGCCCCCCACCCCTGTCCACCCGGGCCCCCAGGCCACGCCATGACGGGGACCTCACTG cgGAGGTTGGTGAGGCTGCACTGGTCAGAGACATCCTGTATGTCTTCCAGGGGATCGACGGCAAGTTCATTAAGATGAGCAACACAGACAACTGCTACAAGATCGACTCCAAG GTGGTTCTCTGTAAGTCTCTGAGGGACACCAGTAACCGATTGGCTGAGCTGGGCTGGCTCCACAACAAGATCAGGAAGTACACTGACTCGCGCAGTCTGGACCGAGCCTTCGGCCTGGTGGGACAGAGCTTCTGTGCCTCCCTGCATCAGGAACTGAAGGAGTACTACAGACTTCTGGCAGTGCTGCACtcacag TTGCAGGTGGAGGATGACCAGGGAGTGAACCTGGGAGTGGAGAGTAGTCTGACCCTGAGACGTCTCCTAGTCTGGACCTACGACCCGAAAGTCCGCCTCAAAACCCTGGCTGCCCTCGTTGACTTCTGCCAAG ggaggaagggaggggaactGGCATCAGCAGTCCATGCCTATGGGAAGACAGGGGACCCTCAGATGAGAGCTCTGGTGCAGCACATCCTCAGCCTGGTGTCACATCCCATCCTCAACTTCCTCTACCGCTGGATCTACGACGGAGAGCTGGAGGACACTTACCATGAG TTCTTTGTGGCATCTGACCCCACGGTGAAGACCGACAGACTGTGGCACGACAAGTACTCACTGAGGAAGTCCATGATACCCACCTTCATCACCATGGACCAGGCCCGcaag gTTCTGCTCATTGGAAAGTCCATTAACTTCCTGCATCAGGTGTGCCATGACAGAACCTCACCAGGGAAAATCACCCCGGCCTCCAAGTCTACAGACTCTCCCAAAGATG ctgcaGAGCTGTTATCAGACCTGGAGGGGGCGTTCCAGGGGAAGATAGATGCAGCCTACTTTGAAACCAGCAAGTACCTGCTGAATGTCCTCAACCAGAACTATCTGCTGCTGGAGCACCTGCAGGCCATGAGACGATACCTGCTGCTGGGCCAGGGAGACTTCATACGCCACCTCATGGACCTGCTAaa ACCAGAGCTGGCCCGCCCAGCCACCACTCTGTACCAACACAACCTGACAGGCATCCTGGAGACAGCCGTGAGGGCTACCAATGCCCAGTATGACAACTCTGAGATCCTCAAGAGACTGGACGTACGCCTGCTGGAG GTGTCTCCCGGAGATACAGGCTGGGATGTCTTCAGTTTAGACTACCACGTAGAGGGTCCTATCGCCACG GTGTTCACACGGGAGTGCATGAGCCACTACCTGCGGGTGTTCAACTTCCTGTGGCGAGCCAAGCGTATGGAGTACATCCTCACTGACATCTGGAAGGGACAGATGTGCAACGCCAAGCTGCTTAAGAGCATGccag AGCTGTCTGGTGTGCTGCACCAGTGCCACATCCTGGCCAATGAGATGGTCCACTTCATCCACCAGATGCAGTACTACATCACCTTTGAG gtgctAGAGTGTTGTTGGGATGAGTTGTGGAACAAGGTAGAGAAGGCCCAGGATCTAGACCACATCATCGCTGCCCACGAAGGATTCTTAGACTCTGTCATCTCCCGTTGCCTACTGGACACCAACAGCAGG TCCTTGTTGAACCAGCTGAGGGCGATCTTTGACCAGATCATAGAGTTCCAGAGTGCCCAGGACTCTCTGTACCGCTCTGCTCTGGAGGAACTCACCCTGCGGCTGCAGTACGAGGAGCGGAAGAAGCACAGGGATTCTGAG ggtGAGTGGGGCGTGACTGCTGAACAGGAggcagaggagaacaggaggatcCAAGAGTTCCAGGAGACCATACCAAAAATGCGCTCTCAGCTACGGATACTAACACACTTCTACCAG GGCATAGTGCAGCAGTTCTTGGTGCTGATAATGACTAGTCCAGACGAGAGCCTGCGCTTCCTCAGCTTCAGACTGGACTTCAACGAGCACTACCGGGCCAGAGACCCCCGTCTGAGGGCCTCACTGGGGGCCACCAGGGGCCGACGGCCCTCCAACATCTGA
- the LOC124008474 gene encoding gamma-tubulin complex component 3 homolog isoform X2 → MAALDQKSPNVLLQSLCCRITGKSEAEVAHQFQYAVRVVGSNYAPTIERDEFLVSEKIKKELLKQRREGDAALFSELHRKLQTQGVLKHRWSVLYLLLSLCEDPRKPSRVGSYGALFAQALPRDAHSTPFYCTRPGSLPLSYPERSGPGGVQISTSMGTSGISSLGVYSLNGPTPTPQPLLAGHPPQTAGQQLGSRLAWALPNTSALAPTSRAPLGPPPLSTRAPRPRHDGDLTAEVGEAALVRDILYVFQGIDGKFIKMSNTDNCYKIDSKVVLCKSLRDTSNRLAELGWLHNKIRKYTDSRSLDRAFGLVGQSFCASLHQELKEYYRLLAVLHSQVEDDQGVNLGVESSLTLRRLLVWTYDPKVRLKTLAALVDFCQGRKGGELASAVHAYGKTGDPQMRALVQHILSLVSHPILNFLYRWIYDGELEDTYHEFFVASDPTVKTDRLWHDKYSLRKSMIPTFITMDQARKVLLIGKSINFLHQVCHDRTSPGKITPASKSTDSPKDAAELLSDLEGAFQGKIDAAYFETSKYLLNVLNQNYLLLEHLQAMRRYLLLGQGDFIRHLMDLLKPELARPATTLYQHNLTGILETAVRATNAQYDNSEILKRLDVRLLEVSPGDTGWDVFSLDYHVEGPIATVFTRECMSHYLRVFNFLWRAKRMEYILTDIWKGQMCNAKLLKSMPELSGVLHQCHILANEMVHFIHQMQYYITFEVLECCWDELWNKVEKAQDLDHIIAAHEGFLDSVISRCLLDTNSRSLLNQLRAIFDQIIEFQSAQDSLYRSALEELTLRLQYEERKKHRDSEGEWGVTAEQEAEENRRIQEFQETIPKMRSQLRILTHFYQGIVQQFLVLIMTSPDESLRFLSFRLDFNEHYRARDPRLRASLGATRGRRPSNI, encoded by the exons ATGGCTGCCCTAGATCAAAAGTCCCCCAACGTCCTCCTTCAAAGTCTCTGCTGCAGGATCACTGGGAAGAGCGAAG CTGAAGTAGCCCACCAGTTCCAGTATGCTGTGAGAGTCGTCGGGAGTAACTATGCTCCCACCATTGAGAGGGATGAGTTCCTAGTGTCGGAGAAGATAAAAAAAGAAC TGCtgaagcagaggagagagggtgacgcTGCCCTGTTCTCTGAGCTCCACAGAAAGCTGCAGACTCAG GGGGTGCTGAAACACAGGTGGTCCGTCTTATACCTGCTGCTCAGTCTCTGTGAGGACCCCAGGAAACCGTCCAGG GTTGGCAGCTATGGGGCGCTGTTTGCCCAGGCCCTCCCCCGGGACGCCCACTCCACCCCGTTCTACTGCACCCGACCTGGGAGCCTGCCCCTCAGCTACCCCGAGCGCTCGGGGCCTGGGGGCGTCCAGATCTCCACCAGCATGGGCACCAGTGGCATCAGCAGCCTGGGGGTGTACTCCCTCAACGGGCCCACACCCACCCCTCAGCCCCTGCTGGCCGG ACACCCACCCCAGACAGCAGGGCAGCAGCTGGGCTCTCGGCTGGCGTGGGCCCTCCCCAACACCTCCGCCCTAGCACCTACCTCACGGGCCCCGCTCGGCCCCCCACCCCTGTCCACCCGGGCCCCCAGGCCACGCCATGACGGGGACCTCACTG cgGAGGTTGGTGAGGCTGCACTGGTCAGAGACATCCTGTATGTCTTCCAGGGGATCGACGGCAAGTTCATTAAGATGAGCAACACAGACAACTGCTACAAGATCGACTCCAAG GTGGTTCTCTGTAAGTCTCTGAGGGACACCAGTAACCGATTGGCTGAGCTGGGCTGGCTCCACAACAAGATCAGGAAGTACACTGACTCGCGCAGTCTGGACCGAGCCTTCGGCCTGGTGGGACAGAGCTTCTGTGCCTCCCTGCATCAGGAACTGAAGGAGTACTACAGACTTCTGGCAGTGCTGCACtcacag GTGGAGGATGACCAGGGAGTGAACCTGGGAGTGGAGAGTAGTCTGACCCTGAGACGTCTCCTAGTCTGGACCTACGACCCGAAAGTCCGCCTCAAAACCCTGGCTGCCCTCGTTGACTTCTGCCAAG ggaggaagggaggggaactGGCATCAGCAGTCCATGCCTATGGGAAGACAGGGGACCCTCAGATGAGAGCTCTGGTGCAGCACATCCTCAGCCTGGTGTCACATCCCATCCTCAACTTCCTCTACCGCTGGATCTACGACGGAGAGCTGGAGGACACTTACCATGAG TTCTTTGTGGCATCTGACCCCACGGTGAAGACCGACAGACTGTGGCACGACAAGTACTCACTGAGGAAGTCCATGATACCCACCTTCATCACCATGGACCAGGCCCGcaag gTTCTGCTCATTGGAAAGTCCATTAACTTCCTGCATCAGGTGTGCCATGACAGAACCTCACCAGGGAAAATCACCCCGGCCTCCAAGTCTACAGACTCTCCCAAAGATG ctgcaGAGCTGTTATCAGACCTGGAGGGGGCGTTCCAGGGGAAGATAGATGCAGCCTACTTTGAAACCAGCAAGTACCTGCTGAATGTCCTCAACCAGAACTATCTGCTGCTGGAGCACCTGCAGGCCATGAGACGATACCTGCTGCTGGGCCAGGGAGACTTCATACGCCACCTCATGGACCTGCTAaa ACCAGAGCTGGCCCGCCCAGCCACCACTCTGTACCAACACAACCTGACAGGCATCCTGGAGACAGCCGTGAGGGCTACCAATGCCCAGTATGACAACTCTGAGATCCTCAAGAGACTGGACGTACGCCTGCTGGAG GTGTCTCCCGGAGATACAGGCTGGGATGTCTTCAGTTTAGACTACCACGTAGAGGGTCCTATCGCCACG GTGTTCACACGGGAGTGCATGAGCCACTACCTGCGGGTGTTCAACTTCCTGTGGCGAGCCAAGCGTATGGAGTACATCCTCACTGACATCTGGAAGGGACAGATGTGCAACGCCAAGCTGCTTAAGAGCATGccag AGCTGTCTGGTGTGCTGCACCAGTGCCACATCCTGGCCAATGAGATGGTCCACTTCATCCACCAGATGCAGTACTACATCACCTTTGAG gtgctAGAGTGTTGTTGGGATGAGTTGTGGAACAAGGTAGAGAAGGCCCAGGATCTAGACCACATCATCGCTGCCCACGAAGGATTCTTAGACTCTGTCATCTCCCGTTGCCTACTGGACACCAACAGCAGG TCCTTGTTGAACCAGCTGAGGGCGATCTTTGACCAGATCATAGAGTTCCAGAGTGCCCAGGACTCTCTGTACCGCTCTGCTCTGGAGGAACTCACCCTGCGGCTGCAGTACGAGGAGCGGAAGAAGCACAGGGATTCTGAG ggtGAGTGGGGCGTGACTGCTGAACAGGAggcagaggagaacaggaggatcCAAGAGTTCCAGGAGACCATACCAAAAATGCGCTCTCAGCTACGGATACTAACACACTTCTACCAG GGCATAGTGCAGCAGTTCTTGGTGCTGATAATGACTAGTCCAGACGAGAGCCTGCGCTTCCTCAGCTTCAGACTGGACTTCAACGAGCACTACCGGGCCAGAGACCCCCGTCTGAGGGCCTCACTGGGGGCCACCAGGGGCCGACGGCCCTCCAACATCTGA